In the Oryza glaberrima chromosome 6, OglaRS2, whole genome shotgun sequence genome, one interval contains:
- the LOC127775634 gene encoding cystathionine beta-lyase, chloroplastic: MSAAAAAGAAAIPTSLGRLFHLRPTPNPSRNLSGSSAQPLLRLSYHPRLTLSRRMEAPAAIADSHGGGDLSASAVGAEALGAVAAPDFDVEMKEPSVATILTSFENSFDGFGSMSTPLYQTATFKQPSATDNGPYDYTRSGNPTRDVLQSLMAKLEKADQAFCFTSGMAALAAVTHLLKSGQEIVAGEDIYGGSDRLLSQVAPRHGIVVKRIDTTKTSEVTSAIGPLTKLVWLESPTNPRLQITDIKKIAEIAHYHGALVLVDNSIMSPVLSRPLELGADIVMHSATKFIAGHSDLMAGILAVKGESLAKEIAFLQNAEGSGLAPFDCWLCLRGIKTMALRVEKQQANAQKIAEFLASHPRVKKVNYAGLPDHPGRSLHYSQAKGAGSVLSFLTGSLALSKHVVETTKYFNVTVSFGSVKSLISLPCFMSHASIPSAVREERGLTDDLVRISVGIEDADDLIADLDHALRSGPA; encoded by the exons atgagcgccgccgccgccgccggcgccgccgcaatCCCCACCTCTCTCGGCCGCCTCTTCCACCTCCGCCCCACCCCGAACCCTTCCCGGAACCTTAGCGGCAGCTCAGCGCaacccctcctccgcctcagcTACCACCCGCGCCTCACGCTCTCTCGCCGCatggaggcgccggcggcgatcgccgactcccacggcggcggcgacctgagCGCGTCCGCGGTCGGCGCGGAGGCGctgggcgccgtcgccgctccggaTTTCG ATGTGGAGATGAAGGAGCCTAGCGTGGCGACGATACTGACGAGCTTCGAGAACTCGTTCGATGGGTTCGGGTCTATGAGCACGCCGCTGTACCAGACGGCCACGTTTAAGCAG CCTTCAGCAACCGATAATGGACCTTATGATTACACTAGAAGTGGTAACCCTACACGTGATGTTCTCCAAAG CCTTATGGCTAAGCTTGAGAAGGCGGATCAGGCATTCTGCTTCACCAGTGGGATGGCAGCACTAGCTGCAGTAACACACCTCCTTAAGTCTG GACAAGAAATAGTTGCTGGAGAGGACATATATGGTGGCTCAGACCGTCTGCTCTCACAAGTTGCCCCGAGACATGGGATTGTAGTAAA ACGAATTGATACAACCAAAACTAGTGAGGTAACTTCTGCAATTGGGCCCTTGACTAAACTAGTATGGCTTGAAAGTCCCACCAATCCCCGTCTACAAATTACTGATATAAAG AAAATAGCAGAGATAGCTCATTACCATGGTGCTCTTGTTTTAGTAGACAACAGCATCATGTCTCCTGTGCTCTCCCGTCCTCTAGAACTTGGAGCAG ATATTGTTATGCACTCAGCAACCAAATTTATAGCTGGACATAGCGATCTTATGGCTGGAATTCTTGCGGTGAAGGGTGAAAG CTTGGCTAAAGAGATTGCATTTCTACAAAATGCTGAAGGATCAGGTTTGGCACCATTTGATTGCTGGCTTTGTTTGAGAGGAATCAAAACCATGGCTTTGCGGGTGGAGAAGCAGCAG GCTAATGCTCAGAAGATTGCTGAATTTCTAGCTTCTCATCCAAGAGTAAAGAAAGTGAACTACGCAGGACTTCCTGATCATCCTGGACGATCTCTACACTATTCCCAG GCAAAGGGAGCGGGTTCAGTTCTCAGTTTCCTAACTGGTTCATTAGCTCTCTCAAAACATGTTGTTGAGACCACAAAGTACTTCAATGTAACAGTTAGCTTTG GAAGTGTGAAATCGCTCATTAGCCTGCCATGCTTCATGTCACACGCCAGCATCCCTTCTGCGGTTCGTGAGGAGCGCGGCCTGACCGACGATCTAGTCAGGATATCGGTTGGAATTGAGGATGCCGACGACCTCATAGCGGATCTTGATCATGCTCTCCGGTCTGGTCCAGCTTAG
- the LOC127776434 gene encoding proteasome subunit alpha type-4-2-like, with translation MSRRYDSRTTIFSPEGRLYQVEYAMEAIGNAGSALGVLAADGVVLVGEKKVTSKLLQTSRSAEKMYKIDSHLACAVAGIMSDANILLNTARLHAQRYALSYQEPIPVEQLVQSLCDTKQGYTQFGGLRPFGVSFLFAGWDKHHGFQLYMSDPSGNYSGWKAAAVGANSQAAQSMLKQDYRDGLTREEAVALALKVLSKTMDSTSLTAEKLELAEVFLQSGTGEVQYQVCSPEAMGKLLAKAGLSQPAPEA, from the coding sequence atgtcTCGCCGGTACGACAGCCGCACGACGATCTTCTCGCCGGAGGGGCGGCTCTACCAGGTGGAGTACGCGATGGAGGCGATCGGGAACGCCGGGTCGGCCCTGGGCGTCCtggcggcggacggcgtggTCCTCGTCGGCGAGAAGAAGGTGACCTCCAAGCTCCTCCAGACCTCGCGCTCCGCCGAGAAGATGTACAAGATCGACTCCCACCTCGcctgcgccgtcgccgggaTCATGTCCGACGCCAACATCCTCCTCAACACCGCCCGCCTCCACGCCCAGCGCTACGCCCTCTCCTACCAGGAGCCCATCCCCGTCGAGCAGCTCGTCCAATCCCTCTGCGACACCAAGCAGGGGTACACCCAGTTCGGCGGCCTCCGCCCCTTCGGCGTCTCCTTCCTCTTCGCCGGCTGGGACAAGCACCACGGCTTCCAGCTCTACATGAGCGACCCCTCCGGCAACTACAGCGGCTggaaggccgccgccgtcggggccAACAGCCAGGCGGCGCAGTCCATGCTCAAGCAGGACTACCGCGACGGCCTGACACGGGAGGAGGCCGTTGCCCTCGCGCTCAAGGTGCTTAGCAAGACCATGGATTCGACCAGCTTGACCGCCGAGAAGCTGGAGCTCGCCGAGGTGTTCTTGCAGTCCGGCACCGGGGAGGTGCAGTACCAGGTGTGCTCCCCTGAGGCGATGGGGAAGCTGCTCGCCAAGGCCGGCCTCTCGCAGCCGGCGCCTGAGGCTTGA
- the LOC127776435 gene encoding probable glycosyltransferase At5g25310, producing the protein MLCTPPCSGILVELRRGAAGAVHPRRRSTEMAPRLSVKKCLIILALAAAAAIAGFLSVAAGAARRRSSSSSPARRLSTGLAAERARMAMARASPTVERELDAARAAIRRAAAAARRRGHGDLAGGEGKSSNVSSAKWLSFFGDADHARLERVYRNPAAFYRSYVEMERRFKVYVYEEGEPPIAHEGPCKNIYAVEGRFIEELELMAPPPPPPWRAGGGGGGDGVRTWDPARAHAFFLPLSVSQMVQLAYRPLSYDLSPLRAIVADYVAVVASRHRFWNRSAGADHFMLSCHDWGPHASRGHPELYANAIRALCNANTSEGFRPDKDVSIPEINLYDGDMPPELMSPAPPPPLSSRPFLAFFAGGRHGHVRNLLLRHWKGRDPAVFPVYEYDLPSIPVSVSGDGDTDAGGEGGNPYYWYMRRSRFCLCPSGHEVASPRVVEAIHAGCVPVVVADGYAPPFADVLRWEAFSVAVAVADVPRLRELLERIPAPEVERLRDGVRLVKRHFMLHQPPERLDMFHMILHSVWLRRLNLRLNSH; encoded by the exons ATGCTATGCACGCCGCCTTGTTCTGGTATTCTTGTcgagctccgccgcggcgccgccggcgccgtgcatCCTCGGCGGCGATCGACGGAGATGGCGCCTCGGCTCAGCGTGAAGAAGTGCCTGAtcatcctcgccctcgccgccgccgcggccatcgccggcttcttgtccgtcgccgccggcgcggctcGTCGccgttcttcctcctcttctccggcgCGCCGGCTGTCGACTGGTCTCGCCGCG GAGAGGGCacggatggcgatggcgagggcgTCGCCGACCGTGGAGCGGGAGCTCGACGCGGCGCGAGCAGCGAtacgccgggcggcggcggcggcgcggcggcgtggacatggtgatctcgccggcggcgagggcaagAGCAGCAACGTCAGCTCGGCGAAGTGGCTGAGCTTCTTCGGCGACGCGGACCACGCTCGCCTGGAGCGCGTCTACCGCAACCCGGCGGCGTTCTACAG GAGCTACGTGGAGATGGAGAGGCGGTTCAAGGTGTACGTGTACGAGGAAGGCGAGCCGCCGATCGCGCACGAGGGCCCGTGCAAGAACATCTACGCCGTCGAGGGCCGCTTCATCGAGGAGCTCGAgctcatggcgccgccgccgccgccgccgtggcgcgccggcggcggcggcggcggcgacggcgtacGGACGTGGGAcccggcgcgcgcgcacgcctTCTTCCTGCCGCTGAGCGTGTCGCAGATGGTGCAGCTCGCGTACCGGCCGCTGTCGTACGACCTCTCGCCGCTCCGCGCCATCGTCGCCGActacgtcgccgtcgtcgcctcccgcCACCGCTTCTGGAACCgatccgccggcgccgaccactTCATGCTCTCCTGCCACGACTGG GGTCCGCACGCGTCGAGGGGGCACCCGGAGCTGTACGCGAACGCCATCCGCGCGCTCTGCAACGCCAACACGTCGGAGGGATTCCGGCCGGACAAGGACGTCAGCATCCCGGAGATCAACCTCTACGACGGCGACATGCCGCCGGAGCTCAtgtccccggcgccgccgccgccgctgtcgtcgcggCCGTTCCTGGCAttcttcgccggcggccggcacggCCACGTCcgcaacctcctcctccgccactggAAAGGCCGCGACCCGGCCGTCTTCCCCGTCTACGAGTACGACCTCCCCTCCAtccccgtctccgtctccggcgacggcgacaccgacgccggcggcgagggcggcaaCCCGTACTACTGGTACATGCGGCGGAGCAGGTTCTGCCTGTGCCCGAGCGGGCACGAGGTGGCGAGCCCGCGGGTGGTGGAGGCGATCCACGCCGGGTGCGTGCCGGTGGTGGTCGCCGACGGGTacgcgccgccgttcgccgaCGTGCTGCGGTGGGAGGCGTTctccgtggcggtggcggttgcCGACGTGCCAAGGCTGAGGGAGCTGCTGGAGCGGATCCCGGCGCCGGAGGTGGAGCGCCTccgcgacggcgtgcggctggTGAAGCGCCATTTCATGCTGCACCAGCCGCCGGAGAGGCTCGACATGTTCCACATGATCCTGCACTCTGTCTGGCTCAGGAGGCTCAACCTTAGGCTGAACAGTCACTAA